A single region of the Variovorax terrae genome encodes:
- a CDS encoding CidA/LrgA family protein: MLALRGFTWLLLLQSIGELLARGLSLPFPGPVVGMILLLGALRWPLVREPVAACADFLLSHLSLLFVPVGVGVVANLSLLSQYGGRMLAVIVLSTWAGLAATALVLYLLREKADDA; the protein is encoded by the coding sequence ATGCTGGCGCTGCGCGGTTTCACCTGGCTGCTGTTGCTGCAGTCGATCGGCGAACTGCTGGCGCGCGGCCTGTCGCTTCCGTTCCCGGGACCGGTGGTGGGCATGATCCTGTTGCTGGGTGCGCTGCGCTGGCCGCTGGTGCGTGAGCCGGTCGCGGCCTGTGCGGACTTCCTGCTGTCGCACCTGTCGCTGCTGTTCGTGCCGGTGGGGGTCGGGGTGGTCGCCAACCTGTCGCTGCTGAGCCAGTACGGCGGGCGCATGCTGGCGGTCATCGTGCTGTCCACCTGGGCCGGCCTGGCCGCGACGGCGCTGGTGCTGTACCTGCTGCGTGAGAAGGCGGACGATGCCTGA
- a CDS encoding DUF3617 domain-containing protein: MKKNSGLLAAAMLATAPFAAWGQNIKPGLWEITSKMQSASGQLEQSMAQMQKQLASMPPEQRKMMEDMLAKQGLKQDPASGITAKSCVTPEMAARGAMPIQQHGECTNTLSPRVGNTVKVAFTCATRPPSSGEGEITFASNEAYSMKMRMNTTTPQGKPETVTLDGTGKWLGADCGNVKPTAAPKK; encoded by the coding sequence ATGAAGAAAAACTCCGGCCTGCTGGCTGCTGCCATGCTGGCCACGGCCCCCTTCGCGGCCTGGGGCCAGAACATCAAGCCGGGCCTGTGGGAGATCACGAGCAAGATGCAGTCGGCTAGCGGCCAGTTGGAGCAGTCCATGGCCCAGATGCAGAAGCAACTGGCCAGCATGCCGCCCGAGCAGCGAAAGATGATGGAAGACATGCTGGCCAAGCAGGGCCTGAAACAAGACCCGGCCAGCGGCATCACCGCCAAGAGCTGCGTCACCCCAGAGATGGCCGCGCGCGGCGCCATGCCGATCCAGCAGCATGGCGAGTGCACGAACACCTTGTCGCCGCGCGTGGGCAACACCGTCAAGGTGGCCTTCACCTGTGCCACGCGGCCGCCCTCCAGCGGCGAGGGCGAGATCACGTTCGCCAGCAACGAGGCCTACTCGATGAAGATGCGGATGAACACCACCACCCCGCAGGGCAAGCCCGAAACCGTCACCCTGGACGGCACGGGCAAGTGGCTGGGCGCCGACTGCGGCAACGTCAAGCCGACGGCCGCGCCGAAGAAGTGA
- a CDS encoding LrgB family protein — protein sequence MPDFVQLWVYLSATPLFGLTATLVVYVLAQTLYARLQQAPWANPVLWSVAALAAVLLATGVPYPTYFAGAQFIHFLLGPAVVALAWPLWQRREELRRRWGRLLLAALAGGGVASASAVGLAWALGLPHDVVLSLAPKSVTAPVAMGIADKIGGIPALTAVFAVLTGLVGALSGKYLFAALRIPGTPAGRTARGFALGTASHGIGAARALQVDADAGAYAGLALGLQVVLASLLMPLVFKLL from the coding sequence ATGCCTGACTTCGTCCAGCTCTGGGTCTACCTCTCGGCCACGCCGCTGTTCGGCCTGACGGCCACGCTCGTGGTCTACGTGCTGGCGCAGACGCTGTACGCGCGCCTGCAGCAGGCGCCCTGGGCCAACCCGGTGCTGTGGAGCGTGGCGGCCCTCGCCGCCGTGCTGCTGGCCACCGGCGTGCCCTACCCCACCTATTTCGCGGGCGCGCAGTTCATCCACTTCCTGCTGGGCCCCGCCGTGGTGGCACTGGCCTGGCCGCTGTGGCAGCGGCGCGAGGAGCTGCGCCGGCGCTGGGGCCGGCTGCTGCTGGCGGCACTGGCCGGCGGCGGCGTGGCCAGCGCGAGCGCGGTGGGCCTGGCCTGGGCGCTCGGGCTGCCGCACGACGTGGTGCTGTCGCTGGCGCCGAAATCGGTGACGGCGCCCGTGGCCATGGGCATCGCGGACAAGATCGGCGGCATCCCGGCGCTGACGGCCGTGTTCGCGGTGCTCACCGGGCTGGTGGGAGCGCTCAGCGGCAAGTACCTGTTCGCGGCATTGCGCATTCCCGGCACGCCCGCGGGCCGGACCGCGCGCGGCTTCGCTCTGGGCACGGCCTCGCATGGCATCGGCGCGGCACGCGCGCTGCAGGTCGATGCCGATGCGGGCGCCTACGCCGGGCTGGCGCTGGGCCTGCAGGTGGTGCTGGCCTCGCTGCTGATGCCGCTCGTCTTCAAGCTGCTCTGA
- a CDS encoding carboxymuconolactone decarboxylase family protein, which produces MLDWIDYRKQLLGRIGEIGRLSPDTLKGYQALSGAGEKTGHLDAKTRELIALAVSVTTRCDGCITVHTAQAVKLGATREEIAEALGVAVALNAGAAMVYSARVMDAVHAYQPQPQSQA; this is translated from the coding sequence ATGCTGGACTGGATCGACTACCGCAAACAACTGCTGGGCCGCATCGGCGAGATCGGCCGCCTGAGCCCCGACACCCTCAAGGGCTACCAGGCGCTGTCGGGCGCCGGCGAGAAGACCGGCCACCTCGACGCCAAGACGCGCGAGCTGATCGCGCTGGCCGTCTCGGTGACCACGCGCTGCGACGGCTGCATCACGGTGCACACCGCGCAGGCCGTCAAGCTGGGGGCCACGCGCGAGGAAATCGCCGAGGCGCTGGGCGTGGCGGTGGCGCTCAACGCCGGCGCCGCCATGGTGTACTCGGCGCGCGTGATGGACGCCGTGCACGCCTACCAGCCGCAGCCTCAATCCCAGGCCTGA
- a CDS encoding FAD-linked oxidase C-terminal domain-containing protein, whose product MNAPTVSDEQQRLKQAERQAQVVAALQAVLPAHALLWTGEDTTPYECDGLTAYRQRPLAVALPETEEQVQAVLQICHRLRVPVVARGAGTGLSGGAMPHRLGVTLSLAKFNKILKLDAFSRTAVVQCGVRNLAISEAAAPLGLYYAPDPSSQIACTIGGNVAENSGGVHCLKYGLTLHNVLKVKGFTIEGEPVEFGSEALDVAGLDLLPIVVGSEGMLAVTTEVTVKLVPKPQLARCIMASFDDVRRAGDAVAAVIAAGIIPAGLEMMDKPMTAAVEDFVHAGYDLTAEAILLCESDGTPEEVEEEIGRMSEVLRAAGATAIAVSRDEAERLRFWSGRKNAFPASGRISPDYMCMDSTIPRKRLADILLAIQQMEKKYRLRCANVFHAGDGNLHPLILFDANAPDELHRAELFGADILETSVAMGGTVTGEHGVGVEKLNSMCVQFSAAENEQMFGVKRAFDPQGLLNPGKVIPTLNRCAEYGKMLVRGGQIAHPDLPRF is encoded by the coding sequence ATGAACGCACCCACTGTTTCCGACGAACAGCAGCGCCTCAAGCAGGCCGAGCGCCAGGCCCAGGTCGTTGCTGCGCTCCAGGCCGTGCTCCCCGCCCATGCCCTGCTCTGGACCGGCGAAGACACCACCCCCTACGAATGCGACGGCCTGACGGCCTACCGGCAGCGGCCGCTGGCCGTGGCGCTGCCGGAGACCGAGGAACAGGTGCAGGCCGTGCTGCAGATCTGCCACCGCCTGCGCGTGCCCGTGGTCGCGCGCGGCGCCGGCACCGGCCTCTCGGGCGGCGCGATGCCGCACAGGCTCGGCGTGACGCTGTCGCTGGCCAAGTTCAACAAAATTCTCAAGCTCGACGCCTTCAGCCGCACGGCCGTGGTGCAGTGCGGCGTGCGCAACCTCGCGATCAGCGAGGCCGCGGCGCCGCTGGGCCTGTACTACGCGCCCGATCCGTCGAGCCAGATCGCCTGCACCATCGGCGGCAACGTGGCCGAGAACTCGGGCGGCGTGCACTGCCTGAAGTACGGCCTGACGCTGCACAACGTGCTCAAGGTCAAAGGCTTCACCATCGAGGGCGAGCCGGTCGAGTTCGGCAGCGAGGCGCTGGACGTGGCCGGGCTGGACCTGCTGCCCATCGTGGTCGGCTCCGAGGGCATGCTGGCGGTGACCACTGAAGTTACCGTGAAGCTGGTGCCCAAGCCGCAGCTGGCGCGCTGCATCATGGCCAGCTTCGACGACGTGCGCCGCGCCGGCGATGCGGTGGCCGCCGTGATCGCGGCCGGCATCATCCCGGCCGGGCTCGAGATGATGGACAAGCCGATGACGGCCGCGGTGGAAGACTTCGTGCACGCGGGCTACGACCTCACGGCCGAGGCCATCCTGCTGTGCGAGAGCGACGGCACGCCCGAGGAGGTGGAGGAAGAGATCGGCCGCATGAGCGAGGTGCTGCGCGCGGCCGGCGCCACCGCCATCGCCGTGAGCCGCGACGAGGCCGAGCGCCTGCGCTTCTGGAGCGGGCGCAAGAACGCCTTTCCCGCCAGCGGCCGCATCAGCCCCGACTACATGTGCATGGACTCCACCATCCCGCGCAAGCGCCTGGCCGACATCCTGCTCGCGATCCAGCAGATGGAGAAGAAGTACCGGCTGCGCTGCGCCAACGTGTTCCACGCGGGTGACGGCAACCTGCACCCGCTGATCCTGTTCGACGCCAACGCCCCCGACGAGCTGCACCGCGCAGAACTGTTCGGCGCCGACATCCTGGAGACCAGCGTGGCCATGGGCGGCACGGTGACGGGCGAGCATGGCGTGGGCGTGGAGAAGCTCAACAGCATGTGCGTGCAGTTCAGCGCGGCCGAGAACGAGCAGATGTTCGGCGTCAAGCGCGCGTTCGACCCGCAAGGCCTGCTCAACCCCGGCAAGGTGATTCCCACGCTGAACCGCTGCGCCGAGTACGGCAAGATGCTGGTGCGCGGCGGGCAGATCGCGCACCCGGACCTGCCGCGCTTCTGA
- a CDS encoding cystathionine gamma-synthase family protein: protein MTTPPRQHGLTTTLLHSDRRFGVEHGAMHKPVHPSVAFGYEDARDLAAAFQGTKAGYTYGRSGSPTSAALEAKITALEQGTGTVCFATGMAAIGHTLLSLLRAGDHMVASRFLFGNTTSLFGTLALQGIAIDEADVTDVANVEAALRPTTRVVFLETVANPRTQVADLARIGALCAERGILYIVDNTMTSPVLFNPKQVGAGLVMNSLTKYIGGHGNALGGAITDTGLFDWTRFPHIHEAYRSAKPAMWGLTQIRKKGLRDMGGTMAPESAHHIAVGAETLALRMERICANALRLAGWLEQQPQVAHVDYPGLASHPQHARAAQLFGGRYGGLLAFELAEGIDCFDFLNRLQLVVSSTHLGDNRTLGIAVAHTIYFEMGREKRAAQGIAESLIRISVGIEDADDLLADFAQALAA from the coding sequence ATGACCACCCCACCCCGCCAACACGGACTCACCACCACGCTGCTGCATTCGGACCGCCGCTTCGGCGTCGAGCACGGCGCGATGCACAAGCCGGTGCACCCGTCGGTGGCCTTCGGCTACGAGGACGCGCGCGACCTCGCGGCGGCGTTCCAGGGCACCAAGGCCGGCTACACCTACGGCCGCTCGGGCAGCCCGACCTCGGCCGCGCTGGAGGCCAAGATCACGGCGCTGGAGCAGGGCACCGGCACGGTCTGCTTCGCCACCGGCATGGCGGCCATCGGTCACACCCTGCTGTCGCTGCTGCGCGCGGGCGACCACATGGTGGCCAGCCGCTTCCTGTTCGGCAACACCACCAGCCTGTTCGGCACGCTGGCGCTGCAGGGCATCGCCATCGACGAAGCGGACGTGACCGACGTGGCGAACGTGGAGGCGGCGCTGCGGCCCACTACGCGCGTGGTGTTCCTGGAGACCGTGGCGAATCCGCGCACCCAGGTGGCGGACCTGGCGCGCATCGGCGCGCTGTGCGCCGAGCGCGGCATCCTCTACATCGTGGACAACACCATGACCTCGCCCGTGCTGTTCAACCCGAAGCAGGTTGGCGCGGGGTTGGTGATGAACTCGCTGACCAAGTACATCGGTGGCCACGGCAACGCCCTGGGCGGCGCGATCACCGACACCGGCCTGTTCGACTGGACGCGCTTTCCCCACATCCACGAGGCCTACCGCAGCGCCAAGCCCGCGATGTGGGGCCTCACGCAGATCCGCAAGAAGGGCCTGCGCGACATGGGCGGCACGATGGCGCCAGAGTCGGCCCACCACATCGCGGTGGGCGCCGAAACCCTGGCGCTGCGCATGGAGCGCATCTGCGCCAACGCGCTGCGCCTGGCGGGCTGGCTCGAGCAGCAGCCGCAGGTCGCGCATGTGGACTATCCGGGCCTCGCTTCGCATCCGCAACATGCGCGGGCCGCGCAGCTATTTGGTGGTCGCTACGGCGGCCTGCTGGCGTTCGAGCTGGCCGAGGGCATCGACTGCTTCGACTTCCTCAACCGGCTGCAGCTGGTGGTCTCTTCCACCCATCTGGGCGACAACCGCACGCTGGGCATCGCGGTGGCGCACACCATCTACTTCGAGATGGGCCGCGAAAAGCGCGCCGCGCAGGGCATCGCCGAATCGCTGATCCGCATCTCGGTGGGCATCGAGGACGCGGACGATCTGCTGGCGGACTTCGCGCAGGCGCTGGCCGCGTAG
- a CDS encoding DeoR/GlpR family DNA-binding transcription regulator, giving the protein MNSNPRQINLLDVVRSRGSVTVEELADKLGVTLQTVRRDVQRLADAGLLARFHGGVRVPSSTTENLAHPQRESLHAEGKARIARAVAAQVPNDCALMLNIGTTTEAIARALLRHTGLRVITNNLNVAAILSGNPQCEVIVAGGVVRARDRGIIGEAAVDFIRQFKVDIALIGISGIEADGSLRDFDYREVKVAQTIIRHAREVWLAADASKFNRPAMVELATLSQIDRLFTDAPPPEPFPALLAEAQVRLDVALA; this is encoded by the coding sequence GTGAACTCCAATCCAAGACAAATCAACCTGCTCGACGTGGTGCGCTCGCGCGGCTCCGTCACCGTCGAGGAGCTGGCCGACAAGCTGGGCGTGACGCTGCAGACGGTGCGCCGCGACGTGCAGCGGCTGGCCGATGCCGGCCTGCTGGCGCGCTTTCACGGCGGCGTGCGGGTGCCGAGCTCGACCACCGAGAACCTGGCCCACCCGCAGCGCGAAAGCCTGCATGCCGAAGGCAAGGCGCGCATCGCGCGCGCCGTCGCGGCCCAGGTGCCCAACGACTGCGCGCTGATGCTCAACATCGGCACCACCACCGAGGCCATTGCGCGCGCGCTGCTGCGCCACACCGGCCTGCGCGTGATCACCAACAACCTCAACGTGGCGGCCATCCTGAGCGGCAACCCGCAGTGCGAGGTGATCGTGGCCGGCGGCGTGGTGCGCGCGCGCGACCGCGGCATCATCGGCGAGGCGGCGGTGGACTTCATCCGGCAGTTCAAGGTGGACATCGCGCTGATCGGCATCTCGGGCATCGAGGCCGACGGCTCGCTGCGCGACTTCGACTACCGCGAGGTCAAGGTGGCGCAGACCATCATCCGGCACGCGCGCGAGGTCTGGCTCGCGGCCGACGCCAGCAAGTTCAACCGCCCGGCCATGGTCGAGCTGGCCACGCTCTCGCAGATCGACCGCCTGTTCACCGACGCGCCGCCGCCCGAGCCGTTCCCCGCGCTGCTGGCCGAGGCCCAGGTGCGCCTTGACGTGGCCCTGGCCTGA
- the glpD gene encoding glycerol-3-phosphate dehydrogenase, with the protein MPQPTETRPAERLASAAADCDVLVVGGGINGAGIARDLAGRGWRVVLCEQDDLASHTSSSSTKLIHGGLRYLEHYEFGLVRKALLEREVLLRSAPHIMGPLRFVMPHDPSMRPAWMIRLGIFLYDHLARREVLPGSTGVDLRRHPVGAPLKDRFTRGFIYSDGWVNDARLVVLNALDAVAQGASVLTRTACVAAQRCGEGWTATLQGRDGMRRTLRARALVNAAGPWAERFLRDAARPAHGEALATRSLRLVQGSHIVVPRCFEHDHAYIFQNPDQRIIFAIPYEDAFTLIGTTDVELGGDPAQARISADETAYLCEQASRYFKKPVVPSDVVWSYTGVRPLLDDASGDPSAVTRDYLLETHAGSGAPLLSVWGGKITTFRKLAEEAADELGRLLGEARPAWTSGAFLPGGDLSAWIGPAQRPDTDFERFVAELRRRHAWLPGALARRYARAYGVRVERLLGAAAALADLGAEVAPGLYEAELDYLRREEWALDADDVLWRRSKLGLHYSAAERERVAAWMNRMGDGRTPA; encoded by the coding sequence TTGCCCCAGCCGACTGAGACCCGGCCCGCCGAAAGGCTGGCATCTGCGGCGGCCGACTGCGACGTGCTCGTGGTGGGCGGCGGCATCAACGGCGCGGGCATTGCGCGCGACCTGGCCGGCCGGGGCTGGCGCGTGGTGCTGTGCGAGCAGGACGATCTCGCGTCGCACACCTCCTCGTCCTCGACCAAGCTGATCCACGGCGGCCTGCGCTACCTGGAGCACTACGAGTTCGGCCTGGTGCGCAAGGCGCTGCTGGAGCGCGAGGTGCTGCTTCGGAGCGCGCCGCACATCATGGGGCCGCTGCGCTTCGTGATGCCGCACGACCCCTCGATGCGGCCGGCCTGGATGATCCGCCTGGGCATCTTCCTGTACGACCACCTGGCGCGGCGCGAGGTGCTGCCCGGCTCCACGGGCGTGGACCTGCGCCGCCACCCGGTGGGCGCGCCGCTCAAGGACCGGTTCACCCGCGGCTTCATCTATTCCGACGGCTGGGTCAACGACGCGCGGCTGGTGGTGCTCAACGCGCTGGACGCGGTGGCGCAGGGCGCCAGCGTGCTCACGCGCACGGCTTGCGTGGCGGCCCAGCGCTGCGGCGAGGGCTGGACGGCCACGCTGCAGGGCCGCGACGGCATGCGCCGCACGCTGCGCGCGCGGGCGCTGGTCAATGCCGCCGGCCCCTGGGCCGAGCGCTTCCTGCGCGACGCGGCGCGGCCCGCACACGGCGAGGCGCTGGCGACCAGGAGCCTGCGCCTGGTCCAGGGCAGCCACATCGTGGTGCCGCGCTGCTTCGAGCACGACCACGCCTACATCTTCCAGAACCCCGACCAGCGCATCATCTTCGCCATTCCCTACGAGGACGCGTTCACGCTGATCGGCACCACCGACGTCGAGCTCGGCGGCGACCCGGCGCAGGCCCGCATCAGCGCCGACGAGACGGCCTATCTGTGCGAGCAGGCCAGCCGCTACTTCAAGAAGCCCGTGGTTCCGTCCGACGTGGTGTGGAGCTATACCGGCGTGCGCCCGCTGCTGGACGACGCCTCGGGCGACCCCTCGGCCGTGACGCGCGACTACCTGCTGGAGACGCATGCCGGCAGCGGCGCGCCGCTGCTCAGCGTGTGGGGCGGCAAGATCACCACCTTCCGCAAGCTCGCCGAGGAGGCCGCCGACGAGCTTGGCCGCCTGCTCGGCGAGGCGCGCCCGGCCTGGACCTCGGGGGCCTTCCTGCCGGGCGGCGACCTGTCGGCCTGGATCGGGCCGGCGCAGCGGCCCGACACCGATTTCGAGCGCTTCGTTGCGGAACTGCGGCGCCGCCATGCCTGGCTGCCCGGTGCGCTGGCGCGGCGCTATGCCCGGGCCTACGGCGTGCGCGTCGAGCGCCTGCTCGGCGCGGCCGCCGCGCTGGCCGACCTCGGCGCCGAAGTCGCGCCCGGCCTGTACGAGGCCGAGCTCGACTACCTGCGGCGCGAGGAATGGGCGCTGGATGCCGACGACGTGCTGTGGCGGCGCAGCAAGCTGGGCCTGCACTACAGCGCCGCCGAGCGCGAGCGCGTGGCGGCCTGGATGAACCGGATGGGCGACGGGCGAACGCCGGCGTGA
- a CDS encoding YggS family pyridoxal phosphate-dependent enzyme — translation MTMIRDNLQRVHARIAAACKTAGRGADEVMLLAVSKTFGPEAVREAHAAGQRAFGENYIQEAVDKIGALRDLPLEWHCIGPIQSNKTRLVAAHFDWAHTVDRLKIAQRLSEQRPAGLPPLQVCIQVNIDGGAAKSGVAPEDALALARDVARLPRLQLRGLMAIPEPAPDFVAQKNLHARTRALFDQIREAGVALDTLSLGMTADLEAAIAAGSTLVRVGTAIFGGRPAAAP, via the coding sequence ATGACCATGATTCGGGACAACCTCCAGCGTGTTCACGCGCGCATCGCCGCCGCGTGCAAGACCGCCGGGCGCGGGGCGGACGAGGTGATGCTGCTGGCCGTCTCCAAGACCTTCGGGCCCGAGGCCGTGCGCGAGGCGCATGCGGCGGGGCAGCGCGCCTTCGGCGAGAACTACATCCAGGAGGCCGTCGACAAGATCGGCGCCCTGCGCGACCTGCCGCTGGAGTGGCACTGCATCGGCCCGATCCAGAGCAACAAGACGCGGCTGGTGGCGGCGCACTTCGACTGGGCCCACACGGTGGACCGCCTGAAGATCGCGCAGCGGCTCAGCGAGCAGCGCCCCGCGGGCCTGCCGCCGCTGCAGGTGTGCATCCAGGTCAACATCGACGGCGGCGCCGCCAAGTCGGGCGTGGCGCCCGAAGACGCGCTGGCGCTGGCGCGGGACGTGGCGCGGCTGCCGCGCCTGCAACTGCGCGGCCTCATGGCGATTCCCGAGCCTGCTCCTGATTTTGTAGCGCAAAAGAACCTGCACGCCAGGACCCGGGCCTTGTTTGACCAGATTCGCGAGGCCGGCGTCGCGCTCGACACGCTGTCCCTGGGCATGACGGCCGATCTCGAGGCCGCCATCGCGGCCGGCAGCACCCTGGTGCGCGTGGGCACGGCGATCTTCGGCGGCCGGCCTGCGGCCGCTCCCTGA
- the glpK gene encoding glycerol kinase GlpK, with protein sequence MTYLLALDQGTSSSRSIVFDAQGQVVALAQQELPQIYPQPGWVEHDPMEIWRTQLATAREALARAGLQARDIRAVGITNQRETTVVWNRATGVPIHHAIVWQDRRAEPTCAQLRERGLGATIQAKTGLLIDAYFSGTKLKWLLDHVPQAREQAGRGELAFGTIDSWLLWHLTGGAVHATDVSNASRTMLFNVHSNQWDEELLQMLDIPPALMPRVRPSSAAYGETLPGLLGHAIPIGGVAGDQQSALFGQACFKEGMAKNTYGTGCFMLMHTGATFQTSHNGLLTTSAAQVGPTLATVRAAPPPEEAQSAPQYALEGSVFVGGAVVQWLRDGLHAIRASSEVQSLAESVPDSGGVMMVPAFTGLGAPYWQPEARGTITGLTRGTTLAHIARAALESIAYQSAALLQAMSRDAVAAGAAPVNELRVDGGACINNLLMQFQADLLGIPVVRPAVTETTALGAAYLAGLSAGVYRSTEELSGLWRAERRFLPTLAPQRAQELMARWEHAVRQTTLG encoded by the coding sequence ATGACTTATCTGCTCGCCCTCGACCAAGGCACCTCCAGCTCCCGCAGCATCGTGTTCGACGCCCAGGGCCAGGTGGTGGCGCTGGCCCAGCAGGAGCTGCCCCAGATCTACCCTCAGCCCGGCTGGGTGGAGCACGATCCGATGGAGATATGGCGCACCCAGCTCGCCACCGCGCGCGAAGCGCTGGCCCGGGCCGGGCTGCAGGCGCGCGACATCCGCGCCGTGGGCATCACCAACCAGCGCGAGACCACCGTGGTCTGGAACCGCGCCACCGGCGTGCCGATCCACCATGCCATCGTCTGGCAGGACCGCCGCGCCGAACCCACCTGCGCGCAGCTGCGCGAACGCGGGCTCGGCGCCACGATCCAGGCCAAGACCGGCCTGCTGATCGACGCCTACTTCTCGGGCACCAAGCTCAAGTGGCTCCTCGACCATGTGCCGCAGGCGCGCGAGCAGGCCGGGCGCGGCGAGCTGGCCTTCGGCACCATCGACAGCTGGCTGCTGTGGCACCTCACCGGCGGCGCGGTGCATGCCACCGACGTCAGCAACGCCTCGCGCACCATGCTGTTCAACGTGCACAGCAACCAGTGGGACGAGGAGCTGCTGCAGATGCTGGACATCCCCCCCGCGCTGATGCCGCGGGTGCGGCCGTCCAGCGCCGCCTATGGCGAGACCCTGCCCGGCCTGCTGGGCCACGCCATCCCGATCGGCGGCGTCGCGGGCGACCAGCAGAGCGCGCTGTTCGGCCAGGCCTGCTTCAAGGAAGGCATGGCCAAGAACACCTACGGCACGGGCTGCTTCATGCTGATGCACACCGGCGCCACGTTCCAGACGTCGCACAACGGCCTGCTGACCACCAGCGCGGCGCAAGTTGGCCCCACGCTCGCCACGGTGCGGGCTGCGCCGCCCCCTGAAGAGGCGCAGTCCGCCCCCCAGTACGCGCTGGAGGGCAGCGTGTTCGTGGGCGGCGCCGTGGTGCAGTGGCTGCGCGACGGGCTGCACGCCATCCGCGCCAGCAGCGAAGTGCAGTCGCTGGCCGAGAGCGTGCCCGATTCGGGCGGCGTGATGATGGTGCCGGCCTTCACCGGCCTGGGCGCGCCCTACTGGCAGCCCGAGGCGCGCGGCACCATCACCGGCCTCACGCGCGGCACCACCCTGGCCCACATTGCGCGGGCCGCGCTGGAGAGCATCGCCTACCAGAGCGCCGCGCTGCTGCAGGCCATGAGCCGCGACGCCGTGGCCGCGGGCGCGGCGCCGGTGAACGAGCTGCGCGTGGATGGCGGGGCCTGCATCAACAACCTGCTGATGCAGTTCCAGGCCGACCTGCTGGGCATCCCGGTGGTGCGCCCGGCCGTGACCGAGACCACGGCGCTGGGCGCGGCCTACCTCGCCGGGCTGTCGGCCGGCGTCTACCGCAGCACCGAGGAACTGTCGGGCCTGTGGCGCGCCGAACGCCGCTTCCTGCCCACGCTGGCCCCGCAGCGCGCGCAGGAACTGATGGCGCGCTGGGAGCATGCCGTGCGCCAGACCACGCTGGGGTAG
- a CDS encoding LysR substrate-binding domain-containing protein: protein MTARIPPIQCLLTFEALARLRSVTQAAEELCVTPSAVSHRVRQLEQIIGTRLFGRADFSLTTEGSEYLAHVREGLAVLARFPGADATPGKRKLKLAVTPTFARSILMPRLRQFTEAYPEIDLTLQVSIPLLDVVAEDADLIIRFGTGRYADVEHLCLIEDVVTPLASPAYIRENGPFDAPEDLQRAALLRSPLEPWRTWFGAHGLDWPEPPDGSSFNDIGLMCDAAAQGLGVALVRLKLGAPWIENGSLERLSARNVPSPHAHYLCWRTGTMDRWECAAFAEWLQKSVA from the coding sequence ATGACTGCTCGCATCCCACCGATCCAGTGCCTGCTCACCTTCGAGGCGCTGGCGCGGCTGCGCAGTGTGACGCAGGCGGCCGAGGAGCTGTGCGTCACGCCCAGCGCGGTCAGCCACCGGGTGCGCCAGCTCGAACAGATCATCGGCACGCGGCTGTTCGGCCGGGCTGACTTCTCGCTCACCACCGAGGGCAGCGAATACCTGGCCCATGTGCGCGAGGGGCTGGCGGTGCTGGCGCGCTTTCCAGGCGCCGACGCGACGCCGGGCAAGCGCAAGCTCAAGCTGGCGGTCACGCCGACGTTCGCGCGCTCGATCCTGATGCCGCGGCTGCGCCAGTTCACCGAAGCCTATCCCGAGATCGACCTCACGCTGCAGGTCAGCATCCCGCTGCTGGACGTGGTGGCCGAGGACGCCGACCTGATCATCCGCTTCGGCACCGGGCGCTATGCCGACGTGGAGCACCTGTGCCTGATTGAGGACGTGGTCACGCCGCTGGCCTCGCCCGCCTACATCCGCGAGAACGGCCCGTTCGACGCGCCCGAGGACCTGCAGCGCGCGGCCCTGCTGCGCAGCCCGCTGGAGCCCTGGCGCACCTGGTTCGGCGCGCACGGCCTGGACTGGCCGGAGCCGCCCGACGGTTCCTCGTTCAACGACATCGGCCTGATGTGCGACGCCGCGGCCCAGGGCCTGGGCGTGGCGCTGGTGCGCCTGAAGCTCGGCGCGCCCTGGATCGAGAACGGCTCGCTCGAGCGCCTGTCGGCCCGCAACGTGCCCAGCCCGCATGCGCACTACCTGTGCTGGCGCACCGGCACCATGGACCGCTGGGAATGTGCGGCCTTCGCCGAGTGGCTGCAGAAGAGCGTGGCGTGA